Within Bradymonas sediminis, the genomic segment ATGATGCACGAAGAGTCTCTCTCGACTCGTTAGTCGTTCACAGGACCCAATACACCCGCAGCCATCAACTCTGAGTGTAGCTGATGGAGATGTTTGATGCCGTCATTTCGCTCGGAAGACGGTGGCTCTTCACCCGTTATAATAATATTGCCAGAATCTATCTGAACAACTTTGAACGCTTCTCCCAACTCCGGAAGTGGCCCTCTTTCGTTCTCAAGGAATAACATCCAACCCATCTCGGGCGCGTCGACCTCCAGCTCTGGCACTGCATCCATAATTTCATCATTCCAGATATTCGCCCAACTAGGCTCCCATATCTCAATCAGCGCTCGAAGAATACTAAATATTTCATCTAACTCTAGGCGTGGGTTCACATCTGGAAGGTTCAAGATGACACTATTAAATGGCCCATATGGTCCGTGATTGTATCCACCACAATGGACTATAAGCTTTCCTAATTCGTCATCACCATAAGAATACCAAGTTCGAACAGAAAAGCCCAATTCGTCGGCCATTTTTGGCGGTGCCACCGTATCACGCCCCTCTTCTATGAAACGTGTTAATTGTGTGTGGTCTAGATGATGCTCTTCATTGGCTTGACCAGGGCCGTTAATGCCCTGATACCATTGCTGAAATTCAGGAGCCAACTGGGCCAGTCGCTCCAGGGATGTTTTAAAACGATGGGCACATTCTGCCGCTGTTTCACGTCGTTCGCCCCAGAATAATCGCACTAAAAATCTGTTATTCAATTTTGTCCTCTTATTTAGTCAACGGGTTCAATGTGCTTCACATTTATACCCTTTACCCTCTGTGACTTCAAAAGCTCCTTGATGGTACTCGCAGCCTTTTCTTCGGCAACATGCCACTCAACCTTTGCCCCCTTGGCGGCATTAACTTGGCGCCTAGCTTGGTCGAGCAACTTCGTTGCCCCGTCAAACCAATCTTCAAACTCACCAGTCTTTTTGCTGATAAATTTCGCATAGCCGGGCCCTTTCGCCTCTAATAACACACCGTCCTTAAGTCCATCAAAATCCACACCCTTCAGGTTGAATTCAATATTCGCGGCCGTTCCAGTAATTTGCGATTGATATTTTGCAGCTCGGACTGACATGCTCCGATTTCGCGGTACAAATCTGCCAAGACGTCCGATAGGTAAGGCAGCCATGCCAGCGGACAATGCAGCCGGAGCATAATTCCCTATACCCGCCGAATCCACGGCATTCGCCACAT encodes:
- a CDS encoding Imm52 family immunity protein produces the protein MNNRFLVRLFWGERRETAAECAHRFKTSLERLAQLAPEFQQWYQGINGPGQANEEHHLDHTQLTRFIEEGRDTVAPPKMADELGFSVRTWYSYGDDELGKLIVHCGGYNHGPYGPFNSVILNLPDVNPRLELDEIFSILRALIEIWEPSWANIWNDEIMDAVPELEVDAPEMGWMLFLENERGPLPELGEAFKVVQIDSGNIIITGEEPPSSERNDGIKHLHQLHSELMAAGVLGPVND